A stretch of Vigna angularis cultivar LongXiaoDou No.4 chromosome 4, ASM1680809v1, whole genome shotgun sequence DNA encodes these proteins:
- the LOC108330367 gene encoding uncharacterized protein LOC108330367, translating into MVKSVVWLFDSGATHTFVSEDCVADLGLVVRELQYDLAVATPTSGLVKASTLCARCSMVVEGRSFKVNLICLPLQGLDVILGMDWLSANRILIDCGEKKLVFPEEEVASEQGLNHSIVSDFLDVFPEGVSGLPPQREVKFSIDLVPGAGPVSISPYRMAPAELSELKKQI; encoded by the exons ATGGTAAAGAGTGTTGTGTGGTTATTTGATTCTGGAGCGACACACACATTTGTGTCTGAGGATTGTGTTGCTGATTTGGGTTTAGTTGTGAGGGAGTTACAGTATGATTTGGCTGTAGCTACTCCCACTTCAGGGTTGGTCAAGGCATCTACTTTGTGTGCTAGATGTTCTATGGTTGTAGAAGGGCGTTCGTTCAAGGTAAACCTCATATGTTTACCTTTACAAGGATTGGATGTGATCTTGGGGATGGATTGGCTATctgccaatcgcattctcatagacTGTGGTGAGAAGAAGTTAGTCTTTCCTGAAGAAGAAGTGGCA AGTGAGCAAGGTTTAAATCACTCAATTGTGAGTGATTTCTTGGATGTGTTTCCTGAGGGAGTGTCGGGGTTGCCTCCTCAGAGGGAAGTCAAGTTCTCTATTGATCTGGTGCCTGGAGCAGGACCAGTATCAATATCGCCGTATAGAATGGCTCCAGCTGAGTTATCTGAGCTGAAGAAGCAAATTTAA